The following proteins are encoded in a genomic region of Phragmites australis chromosome 9, lpPhrAust1.1, whole genome shotgun sequence:
- the LOC133929169 gene encoding universal stress protein PHOS32-like isoform X1: MATHPASPTADAGGDRSPSGPPPVRLSAAQAVAAIQPNSPRYFFSSLAAANAAASSPHRRIAVAVDLSDESAFAVKWAVQNYLRPGDAVVLLHVRPTSVLYGADWGSIPVSVEDDLDGDATEGAGPTPAEEPEEAKKKREEDFDALTSTKAQDLAQPLVAAQIPFKIHIVKDHDMKERLCLEAERLGLSAMIMGSRGFGASRRAGKGRLGSVSDYCVHHCVCPVVVVRYPDDAAAAGGDALGDELRTVPEDEPVYHEAPEGQKATKMHGHLHAASLVPS, encoded by the exons ATGGCGACCCACCCGGCCTCCCCGACCGCGGACGCCGGCGGCGACAGGTCGCCGTCCGGGCCGCCGCCGGTTCGCCTGTCCGCGGcgcaggcggtggcggcgatCCAGCCCAACTCGCCGCGGTACTTCTTCTCGTCGCTCGCCGCCGCCAACGCCGCGGCTTCCTCCCCTCACCGCCgcatcgccgtcgccgtcgaccTCTCCGACGAGTCCGCCTTCGCCGTCAAGTGGGCCGTCCAGAACTACCTACGCCCCGGAGACGCCGTCGTGCTGCTCCACGTCCGCCCCACCTCCGTCCTCTACGGCGCCGACTGGGGCTCCATCCCCGTCTCCGTCGAAGACGACCTCGACGGCGACGCAACCGAGGGCGCCGGGCCGACGCCCGCCGAGGAGCCCGAGGAGGCGAAGAAGAAGCGGGAGGAGGACTTCGACGCCCTCACGTCCACCAAGGCGCAGGACCTCGCACAGCCGCTCGTCGCCGCGCAGATCCCCTTCAAGATCCACATCGTTAAGGACCACGACATGAAGGAGCGACTCTGCCTCGAGGCCGAGCGCCTCGGCTTGTCCGCTATGATAATGGGCAGCCGGGGCTTCGGCGCCTCGCGCAGGGCCGGGAAAGGCAGGCTTGGGAGCGTCAGTGACTACTGCGTGCACCACTGCGTCTGCCCCGTGGTGGTTGTGCGCTACCCTGACGATGCCGCGGCAGCAGGTGGAGACGCCCTGGGGGATGAGCTGCGCACAGTGCCTGAGGATGAGCCTGTGTATCATGAGGCCCCAGAGGGGCAGAAAG CGACCAAGATGCATGGACATCTACACGCAGCCTCTCTTGTTCCCTCATGA
- the LOC133929169 gene encoding universal stress protein PHOS32-like isoform X2 — protein sequence MATHPASPTADAGGDRSPSGPPPVRLSAAQAVAAIQPNSPRYFFSSLAAANAAASSPHRRIAVAVDLSDESAFAVKWAVQNYLRPGDAVVLLHVRPTSVLYGADWGSIPVSVEDDLDGDATEGAGPTPAEEPEEAKKKREEDFDALTSTKAQDLAQPLVAAQIPFKIHIVKDHDMKERLCLEAERLGLSAMIMGSRGFGASRRAGKGRLGSVSDYCVHHCVCPVVVVRYPDDAAAAGGDALGDELRTVPEDEPVYHEAPEGQKEK from the exons ATGGCGACCCACCCGGCCTCCCCGACCGCGGACGCCGGCGGCGACAGGTCGCCGTCCGGGCCGCCGCCGGTTCGCCTGTCCGCGGcgcaggcggtggcggcgatCCAGCCCAACTCGCCGCGGTACTTCTTCTCGTCGCTCGCCGCCGCCAACGCCGCGGCTTCCTCCCCTCACCGCCgcatcgccgtcgccgtcgaccTCTCCGACGAGTCCGCCTTCGCCGTCAAGTGGGCCGTCCAGAACTACCTACGCCCCGGAGACGCCGTCGTGCTGCTCCACGTCCGCCCCACCTCCGTCCTCTACGGCGCCGACTGGGGCTCCATCCCCGTCTCCGTCGAAGACGACCTCGACGGCGACGCAACCGAGGGCGCCGGGCCGACGCCCGCCGAGGAGCCCGAGGAGGCGAAGAAGAAGCGGGAGGAGGACTTCGACGCCCTCACGTCCACCAAGGCGCAGGACCTCGCACAGCCGCTCGTCGCCGCGCAGATCCCCTTCAAGATCCACATCGTTAAGGACCACGACATGAAGGAGCGACTCTGCCTCGAGGCCGAGCGCCTCGGCTTGTCCGCTATGATAATGGGCAGCCGGGGCTTCGGCGCCTCGCGCAGGGCCGGGAAAGGCAGGCTTGGGAGCGTCAGTGACTACTGCGTGCACCACTGCGTCTGCCCCGTGGTGGTTGTGCGCTACCCTGACGATGCCGCGGCAGCAGGTGGAGACGCCCTGGGGGATGAGCTGCGCACAGTGCCTGAGGATGAGCCTGTGTATCATGAGGCCCCAGAGGGGCAGAAAG AAAAGTGA